The Edaphobacter flagellatus sequence CGACTTGATCTGCCCCAGCATCTCCTGCCACTTTTTCTGCTTCCGCTGGTTGGGGACGATCATCAAAAAATACAGCACGATAAAGAACAGCACCGGCAGAGCAAGTCCGCCCAGACTTCCCAGGCCACCAGACACACTCTGCAACCAGATTGCGACCATTCCGTTATTCCATCCCCTCGGGTAACAGGCACAACAGCCAGCCCACACATTCCACCCGCAAAAAGACGCGAGTCCGCGACCGGCCAGAAATATGCCTAGTCTCTAAGCATCGCCGCTCCCGCACCCGAGTGTCAAGAAAACCCACTCCGCAATACAGGCGATGGCAACCCTCCGACTCTTACAGCAGAAAGCCCTCATCTCAAGAAAGCTTCTGCAGCATGCCGTCCGGCTGCGGCTCAAACCCGAGAGAGAGGTAAAGAGCACGTCCGTCATTCGACGCAGTTAACGTAACCTGATCGATCCCGGACTCCCGGCACCAGCGCAATATCTCGTTCAGAAGAGCTCGCCCAACCCCTCGCTTGCGATGCTCCGCATAGGTATAGACATTCGCAATATGGGCGTTTCTGCCAACCCGGAAAGAGCCGGGCAAAGGTCCGATCTCAGAGAGATGAACGCCGCCTCCGCCAACAATCCGGCCATTCCGTTCAACCACCCAGGCTCTGTACAGACCCCGTTCCATCACGTCGGTAAACCACGGCGCGGACGCGGCAATGAGCTTTTCGGCATCGGCATCGTCCACCAGTCCCATATCCAGGAACATCAGGCCTCGGTGCCTGGCGATCTCACCGGCATCGGCAACGTCAGCCGTCCTAAGAACATACGAGCTTTCCATACCCTATTATGCCGAGCCATACATGCGATTTATGTATGGATCTGCAATCGGCCTGCTCCCACAGAGGCTTGCGGTAATGGCAGTCCGGGAAACAAACGTCAACGAGCGGCCGCGGCTTCCTGTTTGCTTAACGCCTTCCTGAACGTCTTCTGCGCATCAGCAACAAACTCCTTATACCCGGCCGGGTCGATAAACACACGCGCACCAGCCTGCGGATAGCGCTTCAGCTTGGTCAACATATCGAAGTACCCGCCATGGGCTCCCAGAAACACATCGCAGTGCAATGCGAGCAGCTCCGAAAACGTATGCTCAAAATCCTGAACGATGCCGGGGTAGCTTACCGGATGCCCTGGCGTGGCCACGAAGTGATACTCGCCCCAGAACCCCACGCCACCCACGATGACGATATCTCGCATCGTTCCCGCCGGCTCTCCCGGAAGATGAGCGCGCATCGTCCAGGTCGTGCATCCGCGCGTATGGCCGGCAGTTTTGTGGGCGGTCAGCGTCACATCCCCCAGGCTGACCGTGTCCCCATCATGCAGAACACGATCCACATGGACTGGAGCATACGCAGCGATGTTCGGCGAAGGCGCTAAGAAGTCCGTGCGTGCGCCGGTTTCCATCACACTCGCATCGCCGTCCATCACCATGTTCCTGGCATGCGTCTCGCGAACCACCTCCGCCGCTCCACCCACATGATCGTAGTGTGCCTGGCTGTTGAGCAGGACCTTGATATCGCTCCAGCGAAAGCCCAGCTTCTCCACGCTCGCCCGAATCTGCGGCGGCGAGCTGGCAAGATTGGCATTGATAAGAATGTCGCCTTGAGGCGTCACGACAAGATAGCTCGCAAGGTCCTCACTTCCCACGTAGTACAGGTTGTCCGCAATCTGGAACGGAGCAATCGGAGTCGTCCACGAAGCGTTGTCCTCCGCAAAGACGGACGTCGAGCCGCAGAACAAAAGCAGGAACAGGCAGCAGAGAAGAGCGCGCATTCTGCTTTTGTAGCAGAGCAGGAAGACACAAAGCAGACCCGATAGTCACAACAACCTGAACTCCATTAATTTCGAAGATACGCAGGCATAAACCCGATAATCTCCAGAATCCACGGCCCCCCTGCATCCCGAAAGACATGGACGGATTTTGCAGGACACGCAACTGCGGGACAGACAACACAGACACGCTCTCTGAATAGACACGCTCTCTGACTTCCACGCTCACTCTCTATACTTTAGAAGTGGCCCAACCCCGCACACTCCCGCTCTACGATCCCACCGCAAGCCCTTCCACCTGGAACGAGCGCATGGCTCCCGGCGAGTACGCCGTCCACCTCTCCACCCTGCCCCAAAACACGCAGCACACGAAAGACACCCAGCCCTTCTGCCTCCTCTTCCCCACCCTCTCCGAAGCCGAGCACTACGCCACCCAGCACATCGCCGCCCACCCCACCCTCTGCTGCCGCATCTACGACCACAACGGCTTCATCGGAGCGCCCATCCGTGACCTCCGCGGCCCCGGCTACCGCGACAACACCGACATCTCCCCACGCTTCCGCCGCTGGGCAGCCTTCCTCCTCTTCTTCGGCGGACTCACCCTCTTCCTCACCGACTGGAGCGTCGACTTCCGCTTCCTCTGGCCCTCCATGCTCGGCACCCGCCTCCTCCTCCCCGGCTCCATCCTCCTCGTCACCGAGATCGTCCTCTTCCTCAACGCCCGCCGCCGTCGCACCGCCCCAGCCGGAGCGCACCCGTGACCCTCCTACTCCTCCAGATGGCCGTCGTCCTCCTCACCACCCTCACCTGCGGCTGGATCGCCCGCCGCCTCGGCCAGTCCCGCGTCGTCGGCGAAATCATCGGCGGCATCCTCCTCGGCCCCTCCGTCCTCGGACGCCTCGCTCCGCACACCGCCGCCATCCTCTTCCCTCCATCCTCGCTCGCACCCTTCGACACCCTCAGTACCGTCGGACTCATCCTCTTTCTCTTCCTCATCGGCACCGACCTCGACGACGCCAGCCTCCGCCGCTCCCGCCACACCGCCTCGCTCGCCAGCTCCCTCAGCATCCTGCTGCCCTTCGCCATGGCCGCGTTGATCGCGCCGCTGCTGCAATCCCGCTTCGCACCCGCCGGAGTCGCCCGGCTCCCGTTCACCCTCTTCCTCGGCGTCTCGCTCAGCATCACGGCATTTCCCGTCCTCGCCCGCATCCTCGAAGAACGTCGCATGCAGTCCACACCCCTCGGCGCCACCGCCCTCATCTGCGCCGCGCTCGACGACGTCGCTGCATGGACACTCCTCGCCGTCGCCCTCACCCTCATCCCGCACACCGGCCACACCATCGGCGTCAGCGCAAGACTCCTCTGGCTCGTCCTCTACATCGCCATCATGGTCGGCATCGTCCGCCCCATCGCCGCGCGCCTCGCCACCCGATTCATCGCGCGCCACAACAGCATCGGCCTCTCCTACCAGCTGCTCGGCATCACCCTCGTCATCACACTCGCCTCCGCCGCCGCCACCGACGCCATCGGCGTCCATCCGCTCTTCGGAGCCTTCCTCGCCGGACTCTGCTTTCCCCGCATCTCCCACTGGCAGTCCAGCCTTCGCTCCCGCCTCGACATCGTCGTCTCCGTCCTGCTGCTGCCCTTCTTCTTCGCCCTCACCGGCATGCGCACCCGCCTCGACCTGCTCGCCGAACCCCGCACCTGGCTCTGGACCGCCCTCATCCTCGCCGTCGCCATCCTCGGCA is a genomic window containing:
- the yajC gene encoding preprotein translocase subunit YajC, producing MVAIWLQSVSGGLGSLGGLALPVLFFIVLYFLMIVPNQRKQKKWQEMLGQIKSGDRVTTNGGIKGTVLTVKDDSVVLRVQPDGVKLEFVKSAIAAVTTDEAAS
- a CDS encoding cation:proton antiporter domain-containing protein → MTLLLLQMAVVLLTTLTCGWIARRLGQSRVVGEIIGGILLGPSVLGRLAPHTAAILFPPSSLAPFDTLSTVGLILFLFLIGTDLDDASLRRSRHTASLASSLSILLPFAMAALIAPLLQSRFAPAGVARLPFTLFLGVSLSITAFPVLARILEERRMQSTPLGATALICAALDDVAAWTLLAVALTLIPHTGHTIGVSARLLWLVLYIAIMVGIVRPIAARLATRFIARHNSIGLSYQLLGITLVITLASAAATDAIGVHPLFGAFLAGLCFPRISHWQSSLRSRLDIVVSVLLLPFFFALTGMRTRLDLLAEPRTWLWTALILAVAILGKMGGAALASRLTGESWRNALALGALLNTRGLVELIVLNIAFNAGIFSPALFSMLVVMALVTTMMTTPILNLLRIPQREETLHQTRAA
- a CDS encoding GNAT family N-acetyltransferase, whose product is MESSYVLRTADVADAGEIARHRGLMFLDMGLVDDADAEKLIAASAPWFTDVMERGLYRAWVVERNGRIVGGGGVHLSEIGPLPGSFRVGRNAHIANVYTYAEHRKRGVGRALLNEILRWCRESGIDQVTLTASNDGRALYLSLGFEPQPDGMLQKLS
- the bla gene encoding subclass B3 metallo-beta-lactamase, producing the protein MRALLCCLFLLLFCGSTSVFAEDNASWTTPIAPFQIADNLYYVGSEDLASYLVVTPQGDILINANLASSPPQIRASVEKLGFRWSDIKVLLNSQAHYDHVGGAAEVVRETHARNMVMDGDASVMETGARTDFLAPSPNIAAYAPVHVDRVLHDGDTVSLGDVTLTAHKTAGHTRGCTTWTMRAHLPGEPAGTMRDIVIVGGVGFWGEYHFVATPGHPVSYPGIVQDFEHTFSELLALHCDVFLGAHGGYFDMLTKLKRYPQAGARVFIDPAGYKEFVADAQKTFRKALSKQEAAAAR